GGAACCGGCCAATTACAACTGTCCGGGTCAATTGGTGATCTCCGGGGAAAAGAAAGCGGTGGAACAAGCGTCCCAAGCGGCTGCAGAGGCGGGAGCCCGCCGCGTGATCGCTTTGCCGGTGAGCGGGCCGTTCCACTCCCGTTTGATGAAGCCGGCGGCGGATAAGATGGAAGAAGTTCTGTCCGCTCTTCCGCTGGAGCAGGCGTACATACCGGTGGTGACCAATGTGTCCGCTCGTCCGGAGACGGATGTGGATGCCATCCGCCGCAAATTGGTCCAACAGATTTATTCCCCGGTGTTGTGGGAAGACAGTGTGCGCTGGATGTTGGAGCAAGGAGTGGACACGTTTGTGGAGATCGGACCCGGCAATGTCCTAACCGGTTTGGTTCGCAAAGTGGATCGGCGGGTGAACGCCCTGTCTATCCAAAACATGGAATCCTTGCGCAAAGCATTGGAAAAGCTGGGTTAAAAGGAGGGGATATCATGTTGAGCGGAAAGACTGCCATGGTGACCGGAGGTTCCCGTGGAATCGGACGGGCGATCGCTGTCGCTTTGGCTGAAGCGGGAGCCGATGTGGCCGTGTTGTTCGCCGGCAATCGGGAAGCCGCAGAGCAGACGGCTTCCCGCATCCGCGAGGCCGGACGCCAAGCGGAGATGATCCAGTGTGACGTGTCGGATGC
This portion of the Desmospora profundinema genome encodes:
- the fabD gene encoding ACP S-malonyltransferase; this encodes MGKTAFLFPGQGSQAVGMGVEAFEADALARDRFEQADDVLGFSLSKLAFEGPEDELRLTANAQPAILTTSASLLALVEREWGGKPDFVAGHSLGEYTALVAAGVLRFEDAVAAVRQRGLLMEEAVPAGQGGMAAVIGLEREAVDTICEEIREQGQVVEPANYNCPGQLVISGEKKAVEQASQAAAEAGARRVIALPVSGPFHSRLMKPAADKMEEVLSALPLEQAYIPVVTNVSARPETDVDAIRRKLVQQIYSPVLWEDSVRWMLEQGVDTFVEIGPGNVLTGLVRKVDRRVNALSIQNMESLRKALEKLG